The Juglans microcarpa x Juglans regia isolate MS1-56 chromosome 2S, Jm3101_v1.0, whole genome shotgun sequence genome has a window encoding:
- the LOC121252693 gene encoding pentatricopeptide repeat-containing protein At5g39980, chloroplastic — protein MTHHHVGPYTNLGHHKAHSCARLSNPPPSLARTFSVPSPQLCSISISTMCTVSFSSVSSMRVDSFPSSSFSVPSFPITKTSNSTTIPFNKHKRKHHRTRLLLLTVSASSTTKDVWRRTSPLKSVLSSPSRGQVYHRHPRKQEPVHLDHSVDMDELLTSIGQTQNEQELYSLMSPYKGRQLSIRFMVSMLSREPDWQRSLALLDWINEEALYSPSVFAYNVVMRNVLRAKQWDIAHGLFEEMRHRALAPDRYTYSTLITYFGKEGMFDSALAWLQQMEQDRVSGDLVLYSNLIELSRKLRDYSKAISIFSRLKASGIAPDLVAYNSMINVFGKAKLFREARLLIKEMRAASVLPDTVSYSTLLTMYVENQKFVEALSVFSEMNEVKCPLDLTTCNIMIDVYGLLDMAKEADRLFWSMRKMGIEPNVVSYNTLLRVYGEAELFGEAIHLFRLMQRKDVEQNVVTYNTMIKIYGTTLEHEKATNLVQEMQNRGIEPNSFTYSTIISIWEKAGKLDRAAMLFQKLRSSGVEIDQVLYQTMIVAYERTGLVAHAKRLLQELKRPDNIPRETAIKILARAGRIEEATWVFRQAFDAGEVKDISVFGCMIDLYSRNRKHANVIEVFEKMRVAGYFPDSNVIALVLNAYGKLREFEKADAIYREMQEEGCVFPDDVHFQMLSLYGAKKDFKMVESLFERLDSDPNINKKELHLVVASTYERANRLNDASRIMNRMNDGGNPRL, from the coding sequence ATGACCCACCATCATGTGGGTCCATACACTAACCTGGGCCATCACAAAGCTCATAGCTGTGCCCGGCTCTCGAACCCTCCTCCATCTCTGGCTCGGACATTCTCTGTTCCCTCACCTCAACTCTGTAGTATTTCGATATCAACAATGTGTACGGTCTCGTTCTCTTCTGTTTCTTCCATGCGAGTAGATTCATTcccatcttcttccttctctgtcCCGTCATTCCCCATCACCAAAACCAGTAATTCCACCACCATACCCTTCAATAAgcacaaaagaaaacaccataGAACCCGATTGTTGCTTCTCACTGTTTCAGCTTCTTCGACAACCAAAGATGTCTGGCGAAGAACATCTCCACTAAAGTCGGTGCTGTCCTCACCTTCTCGAGGCCAAGTATACCACAGGCACCCCAGAAAACAAGAGCCCGTGCACTTGGATCACAGTGTGGACATGGACGAACTCTTAACCTCAATAGGACAAACTCAAAACGAGCAAGAACTCTACTCTTTAATGTCACCCTACAAAGGCAGACAGCTTTCTATCCGTTTCATGGTTTCTATGCTCTCGCGCGAGCCCGACTGGCAAAGATCGCTTGCGCTTCTCGACTGGATCAACGAAGAAGCTTTGTATTCACCTTCGGTGTTTGCGTACAATGTTGTTATGCGCAATGTCCTCCGCGCGAAGCAGTGGGATATCGCGCATGGGCTGTTTGAGGAAATGCGCCACAGAGCGCTCGCGCCCGATAGGTATACTTATTCGACGCTTATTACTTATTTTGGAAAAGAGGGTATGTTTGATTCGGCGCTGGCTTGGCTCCAGCAAATGGAGCAAGACCGTGTGTCTGGGGACCTCGTTCTGTATAGTAATTTGATTGAGCTTTCGCGGAAGTTACGCGATTATTCCAAGGCTATATCAATCTTTTCAAGGTTGAAAGCGTCTGGTATTGCACCCGATCTTGTAGCTTATAACTCGATGATTAATGTGTTTGGTAAAGCGAAGTTATTTCGAGAAGCCCGTCTTCTTATTAAAGAGATGAGGGCAGCTAGTGTTTTGCCGGATACAGTGAGCTATTCGACGCTTTTAACTATGTATGTGGAGAATCAGAAGTTTGTTGAGGCCTTATCGGTGTTCTCTGAGATGAATGAGGTGAAGTGCCCGCTTGATCTTACCACCTGCAATATTATGATTGATGTTTATGGGCTGCTAGATATGGCCAAAGAAGCTGACAGACTGTTTTGGAGCATGAGGAAGATGGGAATTGAACCCAATGTTGTTAGTTACAATACCCTTTTGAGGGTTTATGGCGAGGCTGAGCTTTTTGGGGAAGCCATACATCTTTTTCGGTTGATGCAAAGGAAGGATGTTGAGCAGAATGTTGTTACCTACAACACCATGATAAAGATTTATGGGACGACTCTTGAGCATGAGAAAGCTACGAATCTTGTACAAGAGATGCAGAACAGAGGGATTGAACCAAATTCCTTTACATACTCAACAATAATATCTATATGGGAGAAGGCAGGGAAACTGGATCGTGCAGCAATGCTGTTTCAGAAgctgaggagttcgggggtgGAAATCGATCAGGTTCTTTATCAGACGATGATTGTCGCTTATGAGAGGACAGGTTTGGTTGCTCATGCTAAACGTTTGCTTCAGGAACTCAAGCGCCCAGACAATATCCCCAGGGAGACTGCAATTAAAATTCTGGCTAGAGCAGGTCGGATTGAAGAAGCTACATGGGTGTTTCGCCAGGCCTTTGATGCTGGAGAGGTGAAGGACATATCTGTGTTTGGGTGCATGATTGATCTTTATTCAAGAAACAGAAAGCATGCAAATGTCATTGAGGTGTTTGAGAAGATGAGAGTTGCAGGTTATTTTCCTGATTCAAATGTGATTGCTCTTGTTCTGAATGCTTATGGGAAGTTGCGGGAATTTGAGAAGGCAGATGCCATATATCGGGAAATGCAGGAAGAGGGGTGTGTTTTCCCAGATGATGTTCACTTCCAGATGCTCAGTCTTTATGGCGCTAAGAAGGATTTTAAGATGGTAGAGTCACTGTTTGAGAGGTTAGACTCTGATCCCAACATCAACAAGAAGGAACTGCATCTTGTCGTTGCCAGCACATATGAAAGAGCAAATAGACTCAATGATGCGTCCCGAATCATGAACAGGATGAATGACGGAGGAAATCCAAGATTATGA
- the LOC121252692 gene encoding uncharacterized protein YtfP isoform X2 produces the protein MSFTLARFIFLFAGISSRAAGTTGSCGSFLSFSGRRKFAATSIPLATKSSEELLVVVGGGAAGVFGAIRAKTLAPNLNVLVIEKGKPLSKVKISGGGRCNVTNGHCADNLIEDDGRVFPVSNSSSSIIDCLMSQATKIGVSLQTGKVVTTASASGLGKFLLKIEKRTIDYVEYVEADYLLIASGSSPQGYRLVAQLNHSIVDPVPSLFTFKIEDPKLAELAGVTFPKVKAKLKLENVRRNIPQLTQVGPMLVTHWGLSGPVVLRLSAWGARDLFSLGYEGILIVDFTPDLNMEDVKSILSQHKLQFVKQKVLNSCPSEFGLVKRFWKYILDRESLVEDMLWASISNNSLNSVASLLKHCSFRVTGKGQFKDEFVTAGGVPLSEISLNTMESKIQSHLYFAGEVLNVDGITGGYNFQNAWSGGYIAGTSIGELARGTALEERVL, from the exons ATGAGCTTCACTTTGGCGcgcttcatcttcctctttgcGGGGATTTCCTCACGAGCAGCAGGTACCACCGGAAGCTGTGgctcttttctttcattctccGGGAGGAGAAAATTTGCTGCGACTTCCATCCCCTTAGCTACAAAG TCAAGTGAAGAGCTGTTGGTGGTGGTTGGGGGTGGAGCAGCTGGAGTTTTTGGGGCAATTAGAGCAAAGACCCTGGCGCCTAATCTGAATGTGTTGGTTATTGAGAAAGGGAAACCTCTGTCAAAG GTGAAAATATCTGGAGGTGGCCGGTGCAATGTGACAAATGGGCATTGTGCTGACAATTTG ATTGAAGATGATGGAAGGGTTTTCCCAGTCAGTAACAGTTCTTCTTCGATAATTGATTGTCTCATGTCTCAAGCAACAAAGATTGGAG TTTCTCTGCAGACCGGAAAAGTTGTGACAACCGCTTCTGCTAGCGGTTTGGGAAAATTCCTTCTTAAGATTGAGAAGCGGACAATCGATTATGTTGAATATGTTGAAGCTGATTATCTATTGATTGCTAGTGGTAGTAGTCCTCAG GGTTACAGGCTTGTAGCTCAGCTCAATCATTCAATTGTTGATCCAGTGCCAAGCTTATTTACTTTCAAGATTGAGGATCCAAAGCTGGCAGAGTTGGCAGGG GTTACTTTTCCTAAAGTTAAAGCAAAGTTGAAATTGGAAAATGTCCGAAGGAACATACCACAGCTCACACAG GTTGGGCCCATGTTAGTCACACACTGGGGACTCAGTGGGCCTGTAGTTCTTCGGCTATCTGCTTGGGGGGCCCGTGATCTTTTCAGCTTAGGTTATGAAG GGATTCTTATTGTGGATTTTACTCCTGATTTGAACATGGAAGATGTGAAGTCTATACTTAGTCAACACAAGCTTCAGTTTGTG AAGCAAAAGGTGCTCAATTCATGTCCTTCGGAATTTGGTCTTGTCAAGAGattttggaagtatatattgGATCGTGAG AGCTTAGTTGAGGATATGTTGTGGGCTTCCATTTCAAATAATTCATTAAATTCTGTTGCTTCTCTATTAAAGCATTGCAGTTTCAGAGTGACAGGAAAG GGTCAATTTAAGGATGAATTTGTTACTGCTGGAGGTGTCCCGCTGTctgag ATCTCATTGAATACAATGGAAAGCAAAATACAGTCACATCTATACTTTGCCGGAGAG GTACTGAATGTTGATGGGATAACTGGTGGTTATAATTTCCAG AATGCTTGGTCGGGCGGATACATTGCAGGAACAAGTATTGGTGAATTAGCTAGGGGTACTGCTCTTGAGGAGAGGGTTCTATGA
- the LOC121252692 gene encoding uncharacterized protein YtfP isoform X1, with product MSFTLARFIFLFAGISSRAAGTTGSCGSFLSFSGRRKFAATSIPLATKSSEELLVVVGGGAAGVFGAIRAKTLAPNLNVLVIEKGKPLSKVKISGGGRCNVTNGHCADNLILAEHYPRGHKELRGSFFNTHSPADTMSWFFDHGVELKIEDDGRVFPVSNSSSSIIDCLMSQATKIGVSLQTGKVVTTASASGLGKFLLKIEKRTIDYVEYVEADYLLIASGSSPQGYRLVAQLNHSIVDPVPSLFTFKIEDPKLAELAGVTFPKVKAKLKLENVRRNIPQLTQVGPMLVTHWGLSGPVVLRLSAWGARDLFSLGYEGILIVDFTPDLNMEDVKSILSQHKLQFVKQKVLNSCPSEFGLVKRFWKYILDRESLVEDMLWASISNNSLNSVASLLKHCSFRVTGKGQFKDEFVTAGGVPLSEISLNTMESKIQSHLYFAGEVLNVDGITGGYNFQNAWSGGYIAGTSIGELARGTALEERVL from the exons ATGAGCTTCACTTTGGCGcgcttcatcttcctctttgcGGGGATTTCCTCACGAGCAGCAGGTACCACCGGAAGCTGTGgctcttttctttcattctccGGGAGGAGAAAATTTGCTGCGACTTCCATCCCCTTAGCTACAAAG TCAAGTGAAGAGCTGTTGGTGGTGGTTGGGGGTGGAGCAGCTGGAGTTTTTGGGGCAATTAGAGCAAAGACCCTGGCGCCTAATCTGAATGTGTTGGTTATTGAGAAAGGGAAACCTCTGTCAAAG GTGAAAATATCTGGAGGTGGCCGGTGCAATGTGACAAATGGGCATTGTGCTGACAATTTG ATTCTGGCGGAACATTATCCTAGGGGTCATAAAGAACTGAGAGGATCTTTTTTCAACACACACAGCCCAGCAGATACCATGTCCTGGTTTTTTGATCATGGGGTTGAACTTAAG ATTGAAGATGATGGAAGGGTTTTCCCAGTCAGTAACAGTTCTTCTTCGATAATTGATTGTCTCATGTCTCAAGCAACAAAGATTGGAG TTTCTCTGCAGACCGGAAAAGTTGTGACAACCGCTTCTGCTAGCGGTTTGGGAAAATTCCTTCTTAAGATTGAGAAGCGGACAATCGATTATGTTGAATATGTTGAAGCTGATTATCTATTGATTGCTAGTGGTAGTAGTCCTCAG GGTTACAGGCTTGTAGCTCAGCTCAATCATTCAATTGTTGATCCAGTGCCAAGCTTATTTACTTTCAAGATTGAGGATCCAAAGCTGGCAGAGTTGGCAGGG GTTACTTTTCCTAAAGTTAAAGCAAAGTTGAAATTGGAAAATGTCCGAAGGAACATACCACAGCTCACACAG GTTGGGCCCATGTTAGTCACACACTGGGGACTCAGTGGGCCTGTAGTTCTTCGGCTATCTGCTTGGGGGGCCCGTGATCTTTTCAGCTTAGGTTATGAAG GGATTCTTATTGTGGATTTTACTCCTGATTTGAACATGGAAGATGTGAAGTCTATACTTAGTCAACACAAGCTTCAGTTTGTG AAGCAAAAGGTGCTCAATTCATGTCCTTCGGAATTTGGTCTTGTCAAGAGattttggaagtatatattgGATCGTGAG AGCTTAGTTGAGGATATGTTGTGGGCTTCCATTTCAAATAATTCATTAAATTCTGTTGCTTCTCTATTAAAGCATTGCAGTTTCAGAGTGACAGGAAAG GGTCAATTTAAGGATGAATTTGTTACTGCTGGAGGTGTCCCGCTGTctgag ATCTCATTGAATACAATGGAAAGCAAAATACAGTCACATCTATACTTTGCCGGAGAG GTACTGAATGTTGATGGGATAACTGGTGGTTATAATTTCCAG AATGCTTGGTCGGGCGGATACATTGCAGGAACAAGTATTGGTGAATTAGCTAGGGGTACTGCTCTTGAGGAGAGGGTTCTATGA
- the LOC121252694 gene encoding beta-glucuronosyltransferase GlcAT14B, protein MKRLKSYYMNIRHPHTIERKWIFPLAIGSIVSLFLIFLTMLTSPDGTPFVPLYRSITSGSVFVESKLHIIPTSTLPPPPRLAYLISGSKGDGHMLKRTLQALFHPRNRYVVHLDLESSPQERSDLQNYVRDHPVFARFGNVRMITKANLVTYRGPTMVANTLHAAAILLREGGDWDWFINLSASDYPLVTQDDLLHTFSYFPRDLNFIDHTSNIGWKEFQRAKPIIIDPGLYMTKKADVFWVTQRRSVPTAFKLFTGSAWMALSRQFIDYLIWGWDNLPRIVLMYYANFLSSPEGYFHTVICNAQEFRNTTVNSDLHFISWDNPPKQHPHNLNLNDMQKMINSNAPFARKFRHNEPVLDKVDSELLSRGPGMLLPGAWCIGSRENGSDPCSVIGDTTVLRPGPGAKRLEKLMTSLLSSEKFRPRQCK, encoded by the exons atgaagaggTTGAAGAGCTATTACATGAACATAAGGCATCCACATACCATAGAGAGGAAATGGATTTTCCCCTTGGCGATAGGCTCCATTGTTTCTCTCTTCCTTATCTTCCTCACGATGCTAACCTCACCCGACGGTACGCCCTTCGTTCCGCTCTACCGCTCCATCACCTCCGGCTCCGTCTTCGTTGAGTCCAAGCTCCATATCATCCCGACCTCGACCCTTCCCCCACCGCCTCGGCTCGCCTACCTGATCTCCGGCTCCAAAGGCGATGGCCACATGCTGAAGCGAACTCTTCAGGCTCTCTTTCACCCTCGCAATCGCTACGTGGTGCATTTGGACCTCGAGTCCTCGCCCCAGGAGCGCTCGGATCTGCAGAATTACGTGCGGGATCACCCGGTCTTCGCGAGATTTGGGAATGTGAGGATGATCACCAAGGCGAATCTCGTCACGTACCGGGGCCCCACTATGGTGGCCAACACGCTTCACGCCGCCGCGATTTTATTGAGGGAAGGAGGAGACTGGGACTGGTTTATCAATCTCAGTGCCTCTGATTATCCACTTGTCACTCAGGACG ATCTGCTGCACACGTTTTCGTACTTTCCGAGGGATCTAAATTTCATTGATCATACCAGTAACATTGGCTGGAAAGA ATTTCAGAGAGCGAAACCGATAATTATAGACCCGGGGTTGTATATGACAAAGAAAGCGGACGTTTTCTGGGTAACGCAGCGGAGAAGTGTGCCGACAGCATTCAAACTCTTCACAG GTTCTGCTTGGATGGCACTTTCTAGGCAATTCATTGATTACCTCATATGGGGTTGGGACAATCTACCTCGAATTGTCCTCATGTACTATGCAAACTTCCTATCTTCCCCGGAAGGATACTTCCATACTGTCATCTGTAATGCCCAAGAATTCCGCAACACAACAGTGAACAGTGACCTCCACTTCATATCCTGGGATAACCCTCCCAAGCAACATCCACACAACCTCAATCTCAATGACATGCAAAAGATGATTAACAGTAATGCTCCGTTTGCACGGAAGTTTCGCCACAACGAACCAGTGCTTGACAAAGTTGATTCCGAGCTATTGTCTCGGGGTCCAGGGATGCTTCTTCCTGGTGCTTGGTGCATAGGAAGCAGGGAAAATGGGAGTGATCCGTGCTCTGTCATTGGTGACACCACTGTTCTCAGGCCTGGCCCTGGAGCTAAAAGGTTGGAAAAATTGATGACCTCTCTATTATCCAGTGAGAAATTTCGGCCAAGGCAGTGCAAATAA